One Chordicoccus furentiruminis DNA window includes the following coding sequences:
- a CDS encoding phage tail tip lysozyme has translation MKYNDKNKPLVCMMTQSTCYKGTRKFTPKGVLWHSTGANNPWLKRYVQPDDNAANRSELLNLLGKNQYGNDWNHIEREAGLNFWIGKLADGTVAAVQTMPWDYRPWGCGSGNNGSCNNTHIQFEICEDGLNDKSYWEACYKEACEMTAYLCKMFGIDPKGTTVCNGVTVPTIIDHTGSHALGLGSNHGDVQHWSRKYGKTMENVRNDVAALLAGDDSAVSTSVADSNLTKGSAGEAVKTMQTMLIACGYSCGATGADGNFGNNTLAAVKAFQKDKGLTVDGIYSPATKATLEKAYASHDTSPVSQSTIATEQAIWDFFMEKINNTFGVAGLMGNLYAESALNPQNLQNNGNKALEMTDAEFTAAFDAGLYGDDTFIHDGYGYGLAQWTYYSRKKALLEYARSQGKSIGDLQIQLEFLWKELTGGYTSALEALVSATSVRAASDAVLTKFERPADQSEAVQIKRAGYGQKYYDKYAKAVATAPAEEDKPVVLEEKYARYINSTETHYISNSGSDENGSYTGGQAGDQTGKEWQMRSWYNRPWSCVLRYPDQKVALKNALLAIDAALNDKVGYDQSQNRTYLAQLKALGWEPSKITVACEADCSAGVCANVTAAGHLLGIPALQNHTGTYTGNMRSALTKAGFQLLTDSKYLTGGDYLLPGDILLNDGHHTATNVTLGVKVKSSWNPGTAVITPTQPDPAVTKYYRVRKSWAEKSSQIGAFTVFQNAKNCVDANPGYATFDDNGNQLYPETAFASYLVRITISDLNYRKGPSTSYDSYGYIEPGVYTIVDEQDGWGLLKAYAQNRNGWIKLSYTTKL, from the coding sequence ATGAAGTATAACGATAAGAACAAGCCGCTGGTTTGTATGATGACGCAGAGCACCTGCTATAAGGGAACTCGGAAGTTTACTCCGAAGGGCGTTCTGTGGCATTCGACCGGCGCGAATAATCCATGGCTGAAGCGGTATGTACAGCCGGATGATAATGCTGCCAATCGTTCTGAACTGCTGAATCTTCTGGGCAAGAACCAGTACGGGAACGACTGGAATCATATTGAGCGGGAAGCAGGCTTGAATTTTTGGATCGGCAAGCTGGCGGATGGGACTGTGGCAGCGGTACAGACCATGCCCTGGGATTATCGTCCGTGGGGATGCGGTTCCGGTAATAACGGCTCCTGCAACAATACCCACATCCAGTTTGAGATCTGTGAGGATGGGCTGAACGATAAATCTTACTGGGAAGCCTGTTACAAGGAAGCCTGTGAGATGACGGCTTACCTTTGCAAGATGTTCGGTATTGACCCGAAGGGAACGACCGTTTGCAACGGTGTGACGGTTCCGACGATCATTGATCATACCGGCAGCCATGCCCTCGGCTTAGGATCGAACCATGGTGACGTTCAGCATTGGAGCCGGAAGTACGGTAAAACTATGGAGAACGTCCGTAACGATGTGGCGGCATTGCTGGCCGGGGATGATTCTGCTGTGTCCACATCTGTTGCCGATAGCAATCTCACCAAGGGCAGCGCCGGGGAAGCGGTCAAGACAATGCAGACGATGTTGATTGCCTGCGGCTACAGCTGTGGCGCTACAGGTGCAGATGGCAACTTTGGAAATAATACGCTGGCAGCAGTGAAGGCATTCCAGAAAGATAAGGGCTTAACAGTTGACGGTATCTATAGTCCAGCGACCAAAGCGACACTGGAGAAGGCATACGCCTCGCATGATACGTCTCCTGTCTCCCAGTCGACCATTGCCACAGAGCAGGCGATCTGGGATTTCTTCATGGAGAAGATCAACAATACTTTTGGCGTAGCCGGTCTCATGGGAAACCTGTATGCAGAGAGCGCATTGAATCCGCAGAATCTGCAGAACAACGGTAATAAGGCTCTGGAGATGACGGATGCAGAGTTTACCGCTGCGTTCGATGCCGGATTGTACGGTGATGACACCTTCATCCATGATGGATACGGATATGGGCTCGCCCAGTGGACGTATTACAGTCGGAAGAAGGCACTCCTGGAGTATGCAAGAAGCCAGGGAAAGAGCATCGGAGATCTGCAGATTCAGCTCGAATTCCTCTGGAAAGAGCTGACTGGTGGTTATACCTCCGCACTGGAGGCGTTGGTTTCCGCGACCTCTGTTCGTGCTGCGTCAGATGCAGTGCTCACTAAGTTTGAGCGTCCGGCGGATCAGAGTGAAGCGGTGCAGATCAAGAGAGCGGGATACGGGCAGAAGTACTATGACAAGTACGCTAAAGCTGTGGCCACCGCTCCTGCAGAGGAGGATAAGCCGGTTGTCCTGGAAGAGAAGTACGCCAGGTATATTAACTCGACAGAAACCCATTATATCAGCAATTCCGGATCGGATGAGAACGGCTCTTACACCGGCGGACAGGCAGGAGATCAGACCGGAAAGGAATGGCAGATGCGCTCCTGGTATAACCGCCCCTGGTCCTGTGTGCTCCGGTATCCGGACCAGAAGGTGGCGCTGAAGAATGCGCTGCTTGCTATCGATGCCGCCCTGAACGATAAGGTCGGCTATGACCAGAGTCAGAACCGCACCTACCTTGCTCAGCTCAAAGCTTTGGGCTGGGAGCCGTCTAAAATTACGGTTGCCTGTGAAGCGGACTGTTCCGCTGGCGTGTGTGCCAACGTGACAGCGGCTGGTCATCTTCTGGGTATCCCGGCACTGCAGAACCATACCGGGACTTACACCGGCAATATGCGCTCTGCTCTCACAAAGGCGGGATTCCAGCTGCTTACCGACAGCAAGTATCTGACTGGTGGCGATTACCTCCTGCCGGGGGACATCCTCCTCAATGACGGTCATCACACAGCAACGAACGTGACGCTGGGCGTAAAAGTGAAGTCTTCCTGGAATCCGGGAACTGCGGTGATTACACCGACACAGCCTGATCCAGCAGTCACAAAGTATTACCGTGTGCGGAAGTCCTGGGCGGAGAAGTCCAGCCAGATTGGAGCCTTCACGGTATTCCAGAATGCCAAGAACTGTGTGGATGCGAATCCCGGCTATGCCACGTTTGATGACAACGGCAATCAGTTGTATCCGGAAACTGCATTCGCTTCTTACCTGGTACGGATCACCATCAGTGATCTGAACTACCGGAAAGGTCCGTCCACATCTTA
- a CDS encoding IS110 family RNA-guided transposase: MQNLLDICCGLDVHKEVLVACLLKGRLDEEPEPEIREFPTLLNGLDEFKKWIIENNCRHVAMESTGVYWFPIYNVLESILYDDDEQKNVKIIVANPHHMKNVPGKKTDIKDAHWIATLLRAGLLAPSYIPPKKIRELRDWTRYRDILIKEMVGHKNRIEKYLQQCGFKLSTILTDIFGVSGIQLIKRLCEKGKLTASDVDECLKGTLRNKMEDVQLAVAGQLSDHDRLFLKNLVKVKENCDSEIEEVENRISEYAGKYEPALELLETIPAVQRRASTIIISELGTDLSMFPTAGHLVKWAGLCPGDNESAKKKKTARLTKGNPRIKSVMVQCAWAATRCKNFFLRDWFYRLKARRGIKKALIAVARKLLVIIWNLLTSGEEYSEEHYEQTKKNQEERRKQKLKSEATKLGFKLVPA, translated from the coding sequence ATGCAAAATCTTCTGGACATCTGTTGTGGCCTGGACGTTCACAAGGAAGTTCTTGTTGCCTGCCTGCTGAAAGGCAGACTGGATGAAGAGCCAGAACCTGAAATCCGTGAATTTCCAACACTGCTCAATGGTCTTGATGAATTCAAGAAATGGATCATTGAGAACAACTGTCGACATGTGGCGATGGAAAGCACCGGAGTCTATTGGTTTCCGATTTATAACGTGCTGGAATCAATTCTCTACGATGACGACGAGCAGAAAAATGTCAAAATCATTGTCGCCAATCCGCACCATATGAAAAATGTACCCGGCAAGAAGACCGATATAAAAGATGCTCACTGGATTGCAACACTCCTGAGGGCCGGTCTCCTGGCACCAAGTTATATCCCACCCAAAAAAATCCGAGAGCTGCGAGACTGGACACGCTACCGGGATATCCTGATAAAAGAAATGGTCGGACATAAAAACCGGATTGAAAAATATCTGCAACAGTGCGGGTTTAAACTTTCAACGATTCTTACGGATATCTTCGGAGTCAGCGGAATTCAGTTGATAAAAAGGCTTTGTGAAAAAGGAAAGTTAACGGCATCAGATGTTGATGAATGTTTGAAAGGTACTCTCCGGAATAAGATGGAAGATGTTCAGCTTGCTGTGGCCGGGCAGCTATCCGATCACGATCGACTTTTTCTCAAGAATCTTGTAAAGGTAAAAGAAAACTGCGATTCGGAGATTGAAGAGGTCGAAAACCGCATATCCGAATACGCTGGAAAATACGAACCTGCTTTAGAGTTGCTTGAAACCATTCCGGCAGTTCAAAGACGTGCGAGTACGATTATTATTTCCGAACTTGGGACAGATCTTTCCATGTTTCCAACTGCAGGACATCTCGTCAAATGGGCTGGGTTATGTCCGGGAGATAACGAAAGTGCCAAAAAGAAGAAAACAGCACGCCTCACGAAGGGAAATCCAAGAATTAAAAGCGTGATGGTGCAATGTGCGTGGGCGGCTACACGGTGCAAGAATTTCTTCTTACGGGACTGGTTTTACCGGCTCAAAGCACGCAGAGGAATCAAAAAGGCATTGATCGCTGTTGCACGGAAGTTGCTTGTTATTATCTGGAATCTCTTAACGAGTGGAGAGGAATACTCCGAGGAGCATTATGAGCAAACAAAGAAAAATCAAGAAGAGAGACGTAAGCAGAAGTTGAAATCCGAAGCCACCAAACTGGGATTTAAGCTTGTACCCGCTTAA
- a CDS encoding SGNH/GDSL hydrolase family protein: protein MAKYVGKRIVPLPCGEWVQTKEYEMLSVVLHAETGDSYMAKRQVPAGTAITDTAFWAKSSDYSQQLQNVSDQLTETLRQVLEDNDATEATIRADNDATEQTIAQDNANTRSHVDQVTDDALTEMNLAKQSFNTTSAALTARMDSIVGGATTDTEVLDARVDTDNVVHENLGEHIRAVTKRVITNYDALCNALATAEGVEAEACEYGYTECAVIEKTGAITIAQTLTAAYRVSDAVEVEPGDIYSITASGYYNKMLYAFYDENDHLLAGQLETTTVAPVKIYDKLVVAPINAAKLRIAWIEGATFVGKIAVVNKLIFPTDRLTGELLEDYEYLNEKAQAAFDHASEELISDDYSYTEENVEFEIISSKVLPASTGVPTDLVRPSDNYKVSEMIPVTPMEPLHIIACSHYNNCVYVFYDANEKMIDKLVSEVGAPVTEFDGKIVVPLRAAYLRISYMPTTLTGFVKRMTRSGFVGNFSGTFEGSIDGNVSGNITGTLTGEFFKWDGKKWATIGDSHTEHNIRATKNYHDYVAEKTGITVVNLGSSGSGYKRRWEDNKAFYQLLDRIPEDTDVVTFYGSGNDLATDLGEVTDTGTDTLCGCVNTTIDRYNELFPGKPLGIVTPCPWANSNPSNPNNNMALYSDAIVEICRRRSIPCLDLYHCSNLRPWEAAFRELFYTRDDGGGCHPDENGHAILAPRFVAFLETLLL, encoded by the coding sequence ATGGCGAAATATGTAGGAAAACGGATCGTCCCACTGCCCTGCGGCGAGTGGGTACAGACCAAGGAGTATGAAATGCTGTCCGTAGTGCTCCATGCGGAAACTGGTGACAGCTATATGGCAAAGCGGCAGGTTCCTGCCGGAACGGCCATTACGGATACCGCCTTTTGGGCGAAGAGCAGCGATTACAGCCAGCAGCTCCAAAATGTGTCCGATCAGTTGACGGAAACACTTCGGCAGGTCCTGGAGGATAATGATGCGACGGAAGCAACGATCAGGGCTGATAATGATGCGACGGAGCAGACCATTGCCCAGGACAATGCAAATACCAGGTCTCATGTGGATCAGGTGACCGATGACGCTCTGACTGAGATGAACCTGGCAAAGCAGTCATTTAACACAACCAGCGCTGCCCTGACCGCTCGGATGGACAGCATCGTTGGTGGAGCGACAACCGATACGGAAGTTCTGGACGCCCGCGTGGATACGGATAATGTAGTCCATGAAAACCTTGGAGAGCATATCCGCGCCGTTACAAAGCGGGTGATCACAAATTACGACGCTCTTTGCAATGCCCTCGCAACAGCAGAAGGTGTTGAAGCGGAAGCCTGCGAGTACGGATACACGGAATGCGCGGTCATTGAGAAAACCGGAGCGATTACGATTGCGCAGACCCTTACAGCTGCGTATCGCGTATCTGATGCGGTGGAAGTCGAGCCGGGTGATATCTATAGTATTACGGCAAGCGGCTACTACAACAAGATGCTCTACGCATTCTATGACGAGAATGACCATCTTCTGGCCGGGCAGCTTGAAACCACGACAGTGGCTCCTGTGAAGATCTACGACAAACTGGTCGTTGCCCCTATCAATGCCGCAAAGCTCAGGATCGCTTGGATTGAAGGAGCGACGTTCGTTGGAAAGATAGCTGTGGTAAATAAGCTCATCTTCCCAACGGACAGGCTGACTGGGGAGCTCTTGGAGGATTATGAATACCTGAATGAAAAGGCGCAAGCGGCATTTGATCACGCTTCGGAAGAGCTTATTTCCGATGATTACAGCTACACAGAGGAAAATGTGGAGTTTGAAATCATCAGCAGCAAAGTGCTTCCTGCGTCAACCGGTGTGCCTACTGACCTAGTCCGTCCCAGTGATAATTATAAGGTTTCGGAGATGATTCCCGTTACTCCGATGGAACCGCTTCACATCATTGCCTGCAGCCATTATAACAACTGTGTCTATGTGTTTTACGACGCCAACGAAAAGATGATCGATAAGCTGGTCTCAGAGGTTGGCGCTCCTGTAACGGAATTTGATGGAAAGATTGTTGTTCCGCTCAGGGCCGCTTACCTGAGAATCTCTTATATGCCCACGACCCTGACTGGTTTTGTAAAGCGCATGACCCGTAGCGGTTTTGTGGGCAACTTCAGTGGCACTTTTGAGGGCAGTATCGATGGAAATGTGTCTGGAAATATCACGGGCACGCTGACAGGCGAGTTCTTCAAGTGGGATGGAAAGAAGTGGGCCACCATCGGAGATAGCCATACGGAGCATAACATCCGTGCTACGAAGAACTATCATGATTATGTGGCGGAGAAGACAGGCATCACAGTAGTCAATCTCGGGTCTTCCGGTTCCGGCTATAAGCGGCGCTGGGAGGATAACAAGGCATTTTATCAGCTGCTTGACAGAATCCCGGAAGATACGGACGTGGTCACCTTCTATGGAAGCGGCAACGATCTGGCGACTGATCTTGGAGAGGTCACGGACACAGGAACCGATACTCTCTGTGGATGCGTTAATACCACGATTGATCGTTATAATGAGCTGTTTCCGGGCAAGCCCCTGGGCATCGTGACACCTTGTCCCTGGGCAAACAGCAACCCTTCAAATCCCAATAACAATATGGCGCTGTATTCCGATGCGATTGTTGAGATTTGCAGACGGAGGAGCATCCCGTGCCTCGACCTTTACCATTGCAGTAATCTGCGCCCGTGGGAGGCTGCTTTTCGTGAACTGTTCTATACAAGAGACGACGGCGGCGGATGTCATCCGGACGAGAACGGTCACGCCATACTTGCGCCGAGGTTTGTAGCATTCCTTGAAACTTTGCTTCTATAA
- a CDS encoding CotH kinase family protein, with translation MRENGSNRSFSMLYCSVQTFVPDESGDYVAGLYSHGSNFEDYKFRLYVLEGTYTDSDFLTYIPYSEMREELTALGNVSDLAREKNIIRMRSGVARNGDGDVVIEGRKAGYFDPGAIIINGSLGTGSTILRLSEDLELEQGETYTLYADDGGTGKIYSILLANAAGAGMRINDVVLYFHMEENPYGQFVVPDDQTYHVRIHSNYVIDFEEQPLRVYLLKGAVPLEQIRSHMGYEEGRRKEAISSANIATEVMVRDEIRKQSLLSMVTRVSYDTKGDIYITSTGDADADKTMVTFNGYIGDSIQRTTHYFSDFASFEAGQEYTIFALDQKQTVDYSIYFYKRGGGAMQQDGVNLGRSVINYPLWYITPDEGGEYRAGIYCHDGTFVDHPLRLIVLKGHYTLQDIRSGITFEEYKETLLSMALVQPEVLKENLVISRLNNAWSADDEKLFSCTPMNRLDNAGMVLNGVLGPAVEKNNVILSEAIELEAGEAYTFYMDSDKSLDYQMWFGKATDSTTITMNGQAVNFNAVTMPYGSFVPDTSDAVFLRIRVPRDMSFEAQKIHVYLVKGQKALKDIVGVVTARNLEEAAGVLREELAEEARRTETDAESFNSHSIKAQSICDAIRARNLIKMMPLEKKNISGEVVLTCVPIGRNDPAGCVVNGTLSAAEGHSVIQMSDYFDLEAGETYTVFLDSSDQSVAYSMYFYTPSGVALQQGGVNRGISVRSEPFSYLIPDTGGSYRVGLYASNAILNHQEIHAYVVKGRFDRSEFMGMASGTQIADSVSDMVRVKDWVRRKNLVTCGSRAQSEATGTYSIKAAPVGAHDRAGAVLDGDLGSEVGMPTFRYSEPFFMEAGKTYTVLITDEDPEAMFQVYFVNYPAMTAMRQDGSVHYFHVRNKRYGFITPEEDGYIQATLQLTGHEVFSHHVFHFYVLEGIYGENEMMADSSGTKDLDYEAFGLPVLKLTGSMEEVTKDVTGKFDYIYGDLSGSCTMKWQGGSSLSYPKKNFTVKFDQKFEAKEGWGQRKKYVLKANYIDFSHARNIVCARLWGQIVKSRTVRNERLYPYPNGGAIDGFPCIMLLNGEFYGLYTLNTPKDEDLFGIGESTVDPETGEETLLPQAVFCADTHATSTQFKGHAIVDESDFSYKYVPDEEDFQWAVDSLNNLIDACLAADSEEAVDALADKVDLDSAVDYYLFVCLLGGSDMTDKNYIISTYDGVKWFFTAYDMDSVFGNHWTGKYYNKATMSPTVKSYANGHQLMYLLRKYKRPLLKARYAELRAGVMSEENVAFTFENFMVDIPRAIQNKEVERWPLIPGTNTNNLSQILDWYRLRVQALDAEIEAL, from the coding sequence ATGAGGGAAAACGGTTCAAACCGATCTTTCAGCATGCTGTACTGCTCCGTGCAAACTTTTGTTCCTGATGAATCGGGAGATTATGTGGCTGGTCTGTACAGCCATGGATCAAATTTTGAAGATTACAAATTCAGACTGTATGTGCTTGAAGGAACGTACACCGATTCTGATTTCCTGACCTACATTCCTTATTCCGAGATGAGGGAAGAACTCACAGCGTTAGGAAACGTTTCGGATCTTGCTCGGGAGAAAAATATCATCCGGATGCGGAGCGGTGTAGCCAGAAATGGCGATGGCGATGTAGTGATCGAAGGTCGGAAAGCCGGTTACTTTGATCCTGGGGCAATTATTATCAATGGGTCTCTTGGAACAGGATCGACAATACTGAGATTGAGCGAGGACCTTGAACTGGAACAGGGAGAAACCTATACGCTCTATGCGGATGATGGCGGTACAGGAAAAATCTACAGCATTCTTCTTGCCAATGCGGCAGGTGCTGGTATGCGAATCAACGATGTCGTTTTATATTTCCATATGGAGGAGAACCCATATGGACAGTTTGTCGTACCAGATGACCAGACCTACCATGTGAGAATCCATTCCAACTATGTAATCGATTTTGAAGAGCAGCCGCTCAGGGTTTATCTGCTGAAAGGCGCAGTCCCACTTGAACAAATCCGTTCGCATATGGGATATGAAGAAGGACGACGAAAAGAAGCCATTTCTTCTGCCAATATCGCAACGGAAGTCATGGTACGGGATGAGATACGTAAGCAGAGCCTCCTCTCCATGGTGACGAGAGTTTCCTACGACACGAAGGGAGACATCTATATTACCAGCACCGGCGACGCGGACGCGGATAAGACCATGGTTACTTTTAACGGGTATATCGGTGATTCCATCCAGAGAACAACACATTACTTTTCGGATTTTGCTTCTTTTGAAGCCGGACAGGAATATACCATCTTTGCCCTTGACCAGAAGCAGACCGTAGACTATTCAATCTATTTCTACAAACGCGGCGGTGGTGCGATGCAGCAGGACGGTGTCAATCTTGGCAGGAGCGTGATCAATTATCCTCTGTGGTATATCACCCCGGACGAGGGCGGCGAATACCGGGCGGGTATTTATTGCCACGACGGTACTTTTGTCGATCATCCCCTCCGTCTCATTGTTCTGAAAGGGCATTACACTCTTCAGGACATTCGTTCCGGCATTACGTTTGAAGAATACAAGGAGACTTTACTCTCGATGGCGCTTGTGCAGCCAGAAGTTCTGAAAGAGAACCTGGTTATCTCAAGGCTTAATAATGCATGGAGCGCAGATGACGAGAAGCTATTTTCCTGTACTCCAATGAATCGCCTTGATAATGCGGGAATGGTTTTGAATGGCGTTCTCGGTCCGGCAGTAGAGAAAAACAATGTCATTCTGTCAGAAGCCATCGAACTTGAAGCAGGAGAAGCGTATACGTTCTATATGGACAGCGACAAATCCTTGGATTATCAGATGTGGTTCGGAAAGGCCACTGACAGCACCACAATCACGATGAACGGACAGGCGGTGAACTTCAATGCGGTGACGATGCCTTACGGGAGTTTTGTCCCTGATACCAGTGATGCAGTCTTCCTTCGCATCCGTGTTCCCAGGGATATGAGCTTTGAAGCCCAAAAGATCCATGTTTACCTGGTAAAGGGGCAGAAGGCTCTGAAAGATATTGTAGGTGTGGTGACGGCAAGAAATCTGGAAGAGGCGGCGGGAGTGCTCCGGGAGGAACTAGCTGAAGAAGCCAGACGGACAGAAACCGATGCAGAAAGCTTCAATTCTCACAGCATTAAGGCGCAGTCGATTTGTGATGCGATCCGGGCGCGAAATCTGATCAAAATGATGCCGCTGGAAAAGAAAAATATAAGTGGAGAAGTCGTTCTCACCTGTGTGCCGATTGGAAGGAACGATCCTGCTGGCTGCGTTGTAAACGGTACTCTGAGCGCAGCGGAAGGACACAGCGTCATCCAGATGTCCGATTACTTTGACCTGGAGGCTGGGGAGACCTATACGGTTTTCTTGGATTCTTCTGATCAGTCGGTAGCTTATTCCATGTATTTCTATACTCCGTCAGGAGTGGCGCTGCAGCAGGGTGGTGTAAACCGGGGCATCAGCGTCCGGAGTGAGCCGTTTTCCTATCTGATTCCTGATACCGGCGGCAGTTATCGCGTCGGCCTGTATGCCTCGAATGCCATTCTGAATCATCAGGAAATTCATGCCTATGTGGTGAAAGGGCGCTTTGACCGTTCTGAGTTCATGGGCATGGCAAGTGGAACTCAGATTGCGGATTCGGTCTCGGATATGGTTCGTGTGAAGGACTGGGTGCGAAGGAAGAACCTTGTAACATGTGGGAGCAGGGCTCAGTCGGAAGCAACGGGAACGTACTCCATCAAAGCTGCGCCCGTTGGAGCCCATGATCGAGCGGGGGCAGTTTTGGATGGTGATTTGGGCAGCGAGGTCGGAATGCCAACGTTTCGCTATTCGGAGCCGTTCTTTATGGAGGCCGGAAAAACTTACACAGTGCTAATCACGGATGAAGATCCTGAAGCCATGTTTCAGGTTTATTTCGTAAATTATCCGGCTATGACTGCAATGAGGCAGGATGGAAGCGTGCACTACTTCCATGTACGGAATAAACGCTACGGGTTCATTACTCCGGAAGAGGACGGTTATATTCAGGCGACGCTCCAACTCACAGGCCATGAAGTATTCAGTCACCATGTTTTCCACTTTTATGTTCTGGAAGGTATCTACGGTGAAAACGAAATGATGGCGGATTCCTCAGGAACTAAGGATTTGGACTATGAGGCTTTTGGACTTCCTGTCCTGAAGCTGACTGGTTCTATGGAAGAGGTGACGAAGGATGTAACAGGTAAGTTTGATTATATCTATGGCGACCTTTCCGGTTCCTGCACGATGAAATGGCAGGGCGGCTCATCGCTTTCCTATCCAAAGAAAAATTTCACGGTTAAGTTTGACCAGAAATTTGAGGCAAAAGAAGGATGGGGTCAAAGGAAGAAATATGTTCTGAAAGCCAACTATATTGACTTCTCACACGCTCGCAATATTGTCTGTGCAAGACTGTGGGGGCAGATCGTAAAGAGCAGAACAGTGAGAAACGAGAGACTGTATCCATATCCAAATGGTGGTGCTATAGACGGTTTCCCCTGCATCATGCTTCTCAATGGCGAGTTCTATGGCCTTTATACCCTCAATACTCCGAAGGATGAAGATCTCTTTGGCATCGGTGAAAGCACGGTTGATCCGGAGACTGGCGAGGAAACATTGCTTCCGCAGGCTGTATTTTGTGCAGATACGCACGCGACTTCTACCCAGTTTAAGGGTCATGCTATCGTGGATGAATCAGACTTCTCCTATAAGTATGTTCCTGATGAAGAGGACTTCCAGTGGGCAGTTGACAGCCTTAATAACCTTATTGACGCTTGCCTTGCGGCAGACAGTGAGGAGGCGGTAGATGCTTTGGCAGACAAAGTTGACCTTGACAGCGCCGTTGACTATTACCTCTTTGTGTGCCTTCTGGGCGGAAGTGATATGACCGACAAGAACTATATCATCAGTACCTACGATGGTGTGAAATGGTTCTTCACAGCTTACGACATGGACTCTGTGTTCGGCAATCATTGGACAGGCAAGTACTACAACAAAGCAACAATGAGCCCGACAGTCAAAAGTTATGCCAACGGGCATCAGCTGATGTATTTGCTCCGCAAGTACAAGCGTCCTCTGCTGAAAGCCCGGTATGCGGAACTCCGCGCCGGTGTAATGAGCGAGGAGAATGTGGCCTTTACCTTTGAGAACTTCATGGTGGACATCCCTCGTGCGATCCAGAACAAGGAAGTGGAACGGTGGCCTCTGATTCCCGGAACGAATACGAATAACCTCAGCCAGATCCTCGACTGGTATCGGCTACGAGTGCAGGCACTGGATGCCGAGATTGAGGCGCTGTAA